DNA from Aquaspirillum sp. LM1:
TGCCGGTCTGAATGGTTCACGCTCAAGTGCATTCTGGGCGTTCTGGCGCTTGGTGCGTAGCCTGGGTGAGGTTGGGCGGGCACCTGCGCTGGTGGTGCTGGAAAATGTCTGCGGCGCGCTCAGTTCGCATCAGGGGCGTGATTTTGTCGCCTTGGCCGGCGCTTTGGCCGAGGCCGGCTATCGCTTTGGTGCCGTAGTGATCAATGCCGTACATTTTTTGCCACAATCTCGCCCCCGTTTATTCATTATTGGCGTCTTGCATCACCACCCTGTTGCCGCGTATTTGCTGGCGGATGGGCCGGAGGCGGAATGGCACCCGCCAGCATTGATCGACGCCCACGCCAGACTGTCGCCAGCATTGCGTGAGCACTGGATGTGGTGGCGTTTGCCAATACCCGCCCCCAGAACGTCTGTGTTTGCCGATGTGATTGAAGACGCGCCAAGCAGCGTGGCATGGCACTCGGCAGCAGAAACGCACAAGCTGCTGGCCATGATGAGCCCACGCAACCAGGCCAAAGTGGAAGCGGCCCAGCGTAGCGGGCGGCGTATGGTGGGGACCGTGTATCGACGCACCCGCACCGAAGGCCCGCATCAACAAAAAGTACAGCGTGCCGAAATCCGCTTTGACGATGTGGCAGGGTGCTTGCGCACTCCGGGCGGCGGCTCCAGCCGACAAGCCATCATGGTGGTGGAAGGCGAGCAGATTCGATCCCGCCTGCTGTCCGCGCGTGAAGCCGCGCGCTTGATGGGATTGCCGGATAG
Protein-coding regions in this window:
- a CDS encoding DNA cytosine methyltransferase; translated protein: MLSFYEFFAGGGMARAGLGAGWECLLANDFDPKKAASYAANWGDADLRVGDVAALRVADLPGKADLAWASFPCQDLSLAGAGAGLNGSRSSAFWAFWRLVRSLGEVGRAPALVVLENVCGALSSHQGRDFVALAGALAEAGYRFGAVVINAVHFLPQSRPRLFIIGVLHHHPVAAYLLADGPEAEWHPPALIDAHARLSPALREHWMWWRLPIPAPRTSVFADVIEDAPSSVAWHSAAETHKLLAMMSPRNQAKVEAAQRSGRRMVGTVYRRTRTEGPHQQKVQRAEIRFDDVAGCLRTPGGGSSRQAIMVVEGEQIRSRLLSAREAARLMGLPDSYRLPANYNDAYHLAGDGVATPVVRFLAQSILEPILCPVAANRKAA